A portion of the Toxotes jaculatrix isolate fToxJac2 chromosome 16, fToxJac2.pri, whole genome shotgun sequence genome contains these proteins:
- the dtwd2 gene encoding tRNA-uridine aminocarboxypropyltransferase 2, giving the protein MDNGVPGFGSSVAAEENGPAACDGSSMEDGLVDAFGDLAALPVEVGERRPTCPRCRRPQKVCLCPFLPPQPLEVSTCLYVVQHPAEESRVLRTVPLLAACLPQGKCNVIVGRRFNEEKHPELAAVCRDSRTLILYPGPKSQNLEELVKYQEVGTVKHNVIIIDGTWSQAKNMFLKNSLFQIPKQVQLNRTLSSQYVIRTQPSNICLSTLECAAVALSVLEQNDDIQEVLLRPLKALCSFQLQHGAQIHHSKEHLLKNGMYDKPMPKNKRKIKRMEKLVTDHNICPR; this is encoded by the exons ATGGACAACGGTGTCCCCGGCTTTGGCTCGTCGGTCGCCGCGGAAGAAAACGGACCGGCAGCCTGCGACGGGTCCTCGATGGAGGACGGCCTAGTCGACGCTTTCGGAGACCTGGCTGCTCTCCCGGTTGAGGTCGGCGAGAGAAGACCGACGTGTCCACGGTGCCG TCGCCCTCAGAAggtgtgtctctgtccttttcttccACCACAACCCCTGGAGGTCTCCACATGTCTGTACGTAGTGCAGCATCCCGCAGAG GAGAGCAGAGTACTACGCACAGTGCCTCTACTTGCTGCTTGTTTGCCACAAGGAAAATGCAATGTCATAGTTGGAAGAAGATTCAATGAGGAAAA GCACCCAgagctggctgcagtgtgtcGGGACAGCAGGACGCTGATCTTGTACCCAGGCCCCAAATCCCAGAACCTGGAGGAGTTGGTGAAATACCAAGAAGTAGGCACTGTAAAACATAACGTCATCATCATAGACGGCACCTGGAGCCAGGCTAAAAACATGTTCCTCAAAAACAGCTTGTTCCAAATCCCTAAACAG GTGCAGCTCAACAGGACTCTGTCCAGTCAGTACGTGATCCGCACACAGCCCTCCAACATCTGTCTGTCCACGCTGGAATGTGCTGCTGTCGCCCTGTCCGTCCTGGAGCAGAATGACGACATCCAAGAG GTTCTGCTGAGGCCCCTGAAAGCCCTGTGCTCCTTCCAGCTGCAGCACGGTGCTCAGATTCATCACAGCAAGGAGCATCTACTGAAGAACGGCATGTACGACAAACCCATGCCCAAGAACAAGCGCAAGATAAAGAGGATGGAAAAACTTGTTACTGACCACAACATCTGCCCAAGATGA
- the si:ch1073-398f15.1 gene encoding cardiomyopathy-associated protein 5 — translation MDTVTEDFARSDVDAEMTVLTPEDVTEQNLDAADEVENLRNSLREAVHDDNVRPKMQCLMMDSSFSMVTMQGEDSGIAWETTPSRCTTPWASEAASPVVDLSSSAAVRPTKPGSGPAGKIIFVMDEELISRRKKPKEKVNSQKRPREVLVGSSENISGRPELVGFSEPNVKTEGEGTEEEPTEPLEDKEQWLFSLVSEGSEILNIVVPPKLATVDEEESKEMVDNLSYLEESPLPKANEETIDNELLTLTNAPARGQEIKASHAIGPRIMDPPGAPVARPPVRGVAGNVDYFEAFTLIDAQAPGSPAVITQEGVKPEAEDTAKSQVTEKPVQSKDTTTRTTVDNDRSDTVSLEEITSELLDEVFYGGTDNYLMESLDRGVRAEGAPTRLPSKPSGSTLFGSQEDILTPIFLPEGPPKIIDPILLEEPKAMAFLYTDLYEEAVGSRQKEEDTESMTSEKSFHSRHSDREARGYLEKYVLIDETPAVEVVPTHKEKGPEDGPRTLTQDLYDFDFLSKPEKGEVPNSEEEITDFFRSSANSSPCDVEPFPRSQEEDDTQSVTKSKAKTNKSVSIAAEKVTETPADPLSISSFEFPLEELDWESTDDHPTAVDEKHASAHSDQMLWKQELEMQKPVAPPRKKAASSPKACLDLTPLTPVEVIVQETEEAGGKEQREEEKETASPAETADEGDGDGEETMQSSSKVSTSENALAAKETETAQTESGKESNEITGRDTKPAAAEERDTKTVEEEERSETAAKQKESEKVDTKSSESAKTEVNPEKQGDSSAALPTEPAKGQCIIL, via the exons ATGGATACGGTGACAGAAGATTTTGCGCGGTCGGATGTCGACGCTGAGATGACGGTGCTGACACCTGAAGATGTTACCGAGCAAAACCTTGATGCCGCTGACGAAGTCGAGAACCTTCGAAACAG TTTACGTGAGGCTGTCCACGACGACAATGTCCGGCCTAAGATGCAGTGCCTGATGATGGACTCCTCCTTCTCCATGGTAACTATGCAAGGCGAAGACAGCGGGATCGCATGGGAGACAACCCCTAGTCGCTGCACCACACCATGGGCATCTGAAGCTGCAAGCCCAGTGGTGGATCTCAGCTCTTCGGCTGCAGTAAGGCCTACAAAACCTGGGTCTGGTCCAGCAGGAAAGATAATCTTTGTCATGGATGAGGAGCTGATTTCAAGACGGAAGAAACCTAAAGAGAAGGTAAACAGCCAGAAGAGACCACGAGAAGTCCTTGTAGGAAGCTCTGAGAACATCTCAGGAAGGCCAGAATTAGTGGGATTCTCAGAGCCGAATGTGAAAACCGAAGGAGAAGGAACCGAAGAAGAACCAACTGAGCCTCTGGAAGATAAAGAGCAATGGCTATTCAGCTTAGTGTCTGAAGGCTCTGAAATCCTCAACATTGTTGTTCCTCCTAAACTGGCTActgtggatgaggaggagagcaaAGAAATGGTGGATAACTTATCTTACCTGGAGGAGAGCCCTCTTCCTAAAGCAAATGAGGAGACCATTGATAATGAGCTGCTGACCTTAACAAATGCTCCAGCAAGAGGTCAAGAGATAAAGGCATCACATGCCATAGGTCCACGTATCATGGATCCGCCAGGGGCCCCAGTGGCCAGACCTCCAGTCAGAGGAGTTGCTGGAAATGTGGACTACTTTGAGGCTTTCACCCTGATTGATGCCCAGGCTCCAGGAAGTCCTGCTGTGATCACACAGGAAGGAGTGAAACCAGAGGCAGAGGATACCGCCAAGAGTCAGGTTACTGAGAAACCTGTGCAGTCTAAAGACACCACCACTAGAACAACGGTGGATAATGACAGGTCAGACACAGTCAGTCTAGAGGAAATCACCAGTGAGCTTCTAGATGAGGTCTTCTACGGGGGTACAGACAATTACCTCATGGAAAGTCTAGATAGAGGGGTCAGAGCTGAAGGTGCGCCCACAAGGCTCCCTTCAAAACCAAGTGGTTCAACTTTGTTTGGGAGCCAAGAGGACATCCTGACTCCGATCTTTCTCCCCGAAGGACCTCCCAAAATTATCGACCCCATTTTGCTGGAGGAGCCCAAAGCCATGGCCTTCCTTTACACCGACCTATATGAGGAAGCAGTCGGCAGTAGACAAAAAGAAGAGGATACAGAAAGTATGACCTCTGAGAAATCCTTCCACAGCAGGCATTCAGACCGGGAGGCCAGGGGGTATTTAGAGAAATATGTCCTGATAGATGAGACTCCTGCAGTGGAGGTGGTACCAACTCATAAAGAAAAAGGCCCAGAAGATGGTCCTCGGACACTGACTCAAGATTTGTATGATTTCGATTTTCTGTCCAAGCCTGAAAAAGGGGAAGTGCCAAACTCAGAGGAAGAAATTACTGACTTCTTCAGGTCCAGCGCCAATTCTTCTCCATGTGACGTGGAGCCTTTCCCTCGATCACAAGAAGAGGACGACACACAATCAGTGACAAAGAGCAAAGCtaagacaaacaaaagtgtCTCAATAGCAGCAGAAAAAGTCACTGAAACCCCAGCAGATCCACTGAGCATCTCAAGCTTTGAGTTTCCTTTGGAGGAATTAGACTGGGAAAGTACAGATGATCATCCAACAGCTGTGGATGAGAAACACGCCAGCGCACATTCAGATCAGATGTTGTGGAAACAAGAATTGGAAATGCAAAAGCCAGTTGCCCCTCCCAGGAAAAAGGCAGCATCCTCTCCTAAGGCATGCCTGGACCTAACACCTCTGACTCCAGTTGAGGTTATTGTACAGGAAACAGAAGAGGCTGGTGgaaaggagcagagggaggaggagaaagagacggCATCACCAGCGGAGACTGCTGACGAAGGAGATGGAGACGGAGAGGAGACGATGCAGTCCTCCTCCAAAGTTTCTACATCTGAGAATGCATTGGCTGCAAAGGAAACTGAGACCGCACAAACTGAAAGTGGAAAGGAAAGCAATGAAataacaggcagagacacaaaacctgcagcagctgaagagagagacactaaaacagtagaagaagaggaaagaagtgaaacagctgcaaaacaaaaagaatcagAAAAGGTAGATACTAAATCATCAGAATCGGCTAAAACAGAGGTTAACCCAGAGAAACAAGGAGATAGTTCAGCTGCTTTACCAACTGAACCTGCTAAAGGACAGTGTATTATACTTTAG